Proteins encoded in a region of the Fusarium falciforme chromosome 6, complete sequence genome:
- a CDS encoding Zn(2)-C6 fungal-type domain-containing protein — MAEPENSATQPPSVQITIPGRPARKRIGFRKSRNGCLRCKKRKVKAGTPHLYRRSLLTECQCDEKVPCTSCVRHRIPCSLDDASLKQPANDCSSINDDAKASQQGTPLVPFPFLSADPADAPECWLSNAELIFHYTNVTCRSILSGHAVTTYQVVIPQEGLSHPYLMRMIMALSSFHLAYLNKDKRPHYLALANKQQSLAIRGLRGTLGQAVTRQNCHALWVSSIFLVISKFAFSPNCEYHQDSCFSALLNLVDIFSVINGMMAIMRSSLDLIRTGPLQAIFSQRRGFQYARGDLQEFLQRVSDLDGVVKSMGLDSDPFVQLALTSALERLISCIADLDKSPDSESCSMDIKILFIWPSEVSQAFFDLVRARHPLAVIILSHYCCLIRWSSSAYWFCRGWGRPLADCVMSILEDSELAHLAEWSVKVMSGDE, encoded by the exons ATGGCCGAACCCGAGAACTCGGCAACACAGCCCCCGTCGGTGCAGATAACCATCCCAGGCCGGCCCGCGAGGAAACGCATTGGGTTCCGAAAGTCTCGGAACGGCTGCTTGCGATGtaagaagagaaaggtcAAGGCAGGTACTCCTCATCTCTATCGGCGAAGCCTCCTAACAGAGTGTCAGTGCGACGAAAAGGTCCCTTGTACATCCTGCGTCCGACACCGAATCCCCTGTAGCCTCGACGATGCGAGCCTCAAACAACCGGCTAATGACTGCTCCTCCATTAATGACGACGCCAAGGCAAGCCAACAAG GGACTCCTCTCGTCCCATTCCCGTTTTTATCGGCAGATCCAGCTGATGCACCCGAGTGCTGGCTTTCCAATGCCGAGCTCATCTTCCATTACACCAATGTGACCTGCCGCTCCATCCTTTCGGGACATGCCGTGACGACATACCAGGTCGTTATTCCGCAGGAGGGTCTTTCTCACCCCTACCTCATGCGCATGATCATGGCCCTTTCCTCGTTCCACTTGGCGTACCTAAACAAGGACAAGCGGCCGCACTatctcgccctcgccaacAAGCAGCAGAGCTTGGCCATTCGAGGCCTGCGTGGGACCCTTGGGCAGGCCGTCACTCGGCAAAACTGCCACGCTCTCTGGGTCTCATCCATCTTCCTTGTCATTAGCAAGTTTGCATTCTCCCCCAACTGTGAGTACCATCAGGATAGCTGCTTCTCCGCGCTGTTGAACCTGGTCGATATATTCTCCGTGATCAACGGCATGATGGCAATTATGCGCTCATCCCTCGATCTTATCCGAACCGGACCATTGCAAGCCATCTTTAGTCAGCGGCGTGGCTTTCAATACGCCAGAGGTGATCTACAGGAGTTTTTGCAAAGGGTATCCGATCTCGATGGAGTAGTCAAGTCTATGGGCCTTGACTCAGACCCGTTTGTCCAACTGGCCCTGACGTCCGCTCTCGAACGCCTTATCAGCTGCATTGCCGACCTTGATAAGTCTCCTGACAGCGAGTCTTGTTCTATGGATATCAAGATCCTCTTTATCTGGCCGTCCGAGGTTTCCCAGGCATTTTTTGACTTGGTCAGGGCCCGTCATCCTCTGGCCGTCATCATCCTGTCGCACTATTGTTGCTTGATTCGCTGGTCTTCGTCAGCATATTGGTTTTGCCGAGGCTGGGGACGCCCACTGGCGGATTGTGTCATGAGCATACTTGAGGACTCGGAGTTGGCGCACTTGGCTGAGTGGTCGGTGAAGGTGATGAGTGGAGATGAATAA
- a CDS encoding Protein RTM1 yields MPTLETYNGYHLWNYIPSRPAAITFIAVFAILTTGHTWRMLRHKMWFCIPFVVGGAFEVIGYALRAIAYDKTGELIPYVLQSSFLLLGPVLFAASLYMTLGRVIRAVDGGALSLIQLSWLTRIFVAGDVISFIVQASGAAMKSQVKDINPNVGTNIVVGGLVFQVLIFGIFMVVAAVFNRRFRNSDGSSHSRDIPWLAALSMLYATSAMIMARNVFRVVEYAMGNDGYLLSVEWPVYVFDAGLMSLTMACFFWWYPSQLMPALGGQVVKSEEGISADIELLRK; encoded by the exons ATGCCGACATTGGAAACGTACAACGGCTACCACCTGTGGAACTATATCCCGTCACGGCCGGCTGCCATTACATTCATCGCTGTATTTGCCATCCTGACGACAGGCCACACATGGAGGATGCTCCGTCATAAGATGTGGTTCTGCATCCCGTTCGTGGTTGGCGGTGCCT TCGAGGTCATCGGATATGCCCTCCGAGCTATCGCCTACGATAAGACGGGCGAACTCATCCCCTACGTCCTACAGTcgagcttcctcctccttgggccGGTCCTCTTCGCCGCTTCTCTGTATATGACACTTGGCAGGGTAATCCGCGCTGTGGACGGCGGGGCACTCTCGCTGATTCAGCTGAGCTGGCTGACACGCATCTTTGTTGCTGGCGACGTCATCAGCTTCATCGTCCAAGCGAGTGGTGCGGCAATGAAGTCGCAGGTCAAAGACATCAACCCGAACGTGGGCACGAACATTGTCGTGGGCGGTCTAGTCTTCCAGGTCCTCATCTTCGGCATCTTTATGGTGGTGGCGGCTGTGTTCAACAGGCGCTTCCGCAACTCGGACGGCTCAAGCCACTCTCGGGATATTCCATGGCTGGCGGCCCTAAGCATGCTGTACGCCACGTCGGCCATGATTATGGCGAGGAACGTGTTCCGCGTGGTTGAGTACGCCATGGGTAACGACGGGTACCTGCTGAGCGTGGAATGGCCCGTGTACGTGTTTGACGCCGGGCTCATGTCGTTGACTATGGCGTGCTTCTTTTGGTGGTACCCTAGCCAGCTCATGCCCGCGCTGGGAGGGCAGGTGGTGAAGAGCGAGGAAGGTATATCGGCAGATATAGAGTTGCTGAGGAAGTGA